The region CTCTCTGGAGCTTTTCATCGTCCTCAGCACACATCAGCACCAGCAGCTTCAGCCTATCATTCCCATCCTCCAGGTACCGATCCTGCACCTGAACACACAATGGTGACGTTAGTTACACTGGGTGACACGTTTgttacctgcacacacacacacacacacaacacgccgTATGTGATGACACTGTTCCCTAAGATTGAGGGGTGTCCTCTCACCTCTTTGCACGTCACCAGGTTGCACATGCACTCTGTGGCTGCCTGTCTGATATGATCATGGTCTTCAAACATGTACTTCTCAATCTCAGGGAGAGCCTTCTCTTTCAGGATCTTCACTTTGGAGCCGTGGAGGATGGGAAGTAATAGTTAAGAAATCACGCAAACGTCTCATCTCCTCCACTGAAAACGCTCTGGCAGCAACCGTCTCATCTCCTCCACTCAACTCTCTGGCAGCAACCGTCTCATCTCCTCCACTCAAAACTCTGGCAGCAACCATCTCATCTCCTCCACTCAAAACACTCTGGCAGCAACCATCTCATCTCCTCCACTCAACTCTCTGGCAGCAACCGTCTCATCTCCTCCACTCAAAACTCTGGCAGCAACCATCGCATCTCCTCCACTCAAAACACTCTGGCAGCAACCATCTCATCTCCTCTACTCAAAACGCTCTGACAGCAACAGTGAAAAAATACTAACAACTCTGGAATGTCCCCAGAGCATATCTGAGCTCACAGCTGTTTTCTGGTTAGAGTCATATTTCTTTTGACAAACTTATTGAACACTTGTCCTCTCACACATCGACTACCTTATAGTGATTGTTGAATAATCTGTAATAGTCTCAGGTGTTTAATTGGGTTATACATACTGTGGTGTGGTTGGTAAATTAACAGGCCTCACCTCAGTTTGTCGTTGAGACCAGCCAAGTTGGTGAGACTCAGAAGTGCCTCGTAGTTCTGCACCCCGTCTCTCTCAGGGTGCAACAGGCTGACCAGAGGACGCACCACCTCATAgatctgtcagagagagagagagatgacaaggCAGGGTGAGGGAGGtagggtaagagagagaaagagagcaggaagCAGAATGAGAAAGAGCCCACACCCTCTCCCCCATGTAACAGGAAGTGGTCAGACAGGTTCTTACCCTCTCTCCTGGGAAGGCAATCTCTGGGTTGGACACAGCAGCGATCTTGGCCAGGGCGTGGGAGGCCCTTATTTTCCCTATAGCTGATCCCTCCAGAGCCAATGGGATCAGAGCCTGGGGAACACACAAGAGATCAGAGTTTCAGACAGTCAGAAACCATCTGGTTAGATAAGGGTAATACATCAAATGTAAGGCTGGCTATAGGAAATAGTGATGATTCTAGAACGGAGGATCTGATGAGTCTGTTGTGTCTGTCACTCATCTTGCCCCCTCCATGGGCGCAAATCGTGCCACGGTCTTTGGCATCATCTGCCAAGGCAAGGAACACCCTGCGGATGAAAGCAAACACCATTGATTTCAATCCGATTTGTTCTGCAGCATTGCTTATTGCGTGTACTGATTGTAGGTTGGCTCTGGATAAGAAGCTAAATGTTCAAGCCTAGTACAGTCCCAGGTTGCTCACCTTGCCAGCATCTCTTTGGTCTGGTCAGTCAGGAGAAGGTTGTCAGCTTTCACCATGACAGTGAGAGCTGAGATGACCCCTCCCTTTAGCATCCTCTTCACTCTCTTCTGGATGAAATCCTTCTTGTCCTAAGGGCAGAGAAGCATGTGTATTGTCAGCACCTCCCCCAGTCAATATACCTAGGACCTCaaaatagaaataataaacttTGCTAACTGTAGAGAGCAGCATAGTCACATGTATATAGCTTTTATACTAGTTTAGTTTACAGTGACTTGGTGTCCAGTTATTTCCTGATATAAATAAGGATGACTTGTTtggtatttgttttttttattaggatccccattagctgttgcgaaagccgcagctactcttcctggggttcacacagaacatgaaacatgacataatacagaacattaatagataAGAACAGcttaaggacagaactacatacatttaataACGGCACACATGCCTGCTGGACAGACAGGGGGAGGCCTGTGTCTTTCTCTCATCTTACCTTGTGGTGCTGCTCTGGGACGTGCTGCTTGGAGAACTTGGCCAGCTGAACCAGCTCAGGCATGATCTCTTTCTTCTCATAGCTGTTGGTGCAGTTGACCAGGGTACAGGCCACAGCATATAGGATGGTCTTATCTTTAGACTGTATCACAGGGAAACAGGGAAGAGGGAAGTTAGGTACTCTCCTCCAGGTCCCATATTCACCCTTTAATGCCACTATGCTCCGGTCATGTTCTATGAGTTGGGTCTCTGCTCTGTCTTTAATAGTACAGTACCTACCGTGGCCAGTTCAAACATGGCTTTCATGGCAGGCTTGACCTCAACAAAGTCATCCTTTACATCAGCGTCTTGGGTCAGGTAGGCCAGACCTTCTATAGCCCACTTCCTGGTCTTCGTGTCCATGGCAGAGTTACACAGCCACCTGACACACAGGAAGAGGGTTAACAGGGAACCGGGCTAACAGGAAATGGTCCTCCATCTTCAGATTATGACCATGGGAAGCCATTTCTAAATCACACTGAGGGAATATAATATTGTTCTCTCTGCAACTGAAACACGTCAATATATCAATACAAATAGCACATAATTATCCAGATAAAGAGTCATAATTGTCTGGACTTGGTGTGTAATTAGTCAAGTATAAGGGTACAGATATACACATTCTATTACTCCTGATAGTTGTAGTCCATAATACTTTTTTTGGCTGTGATCGACTGTGTCTATGAATACTTCAGTGATATTAAGACCACAAAGTTACGTAATGGCAGATAAGCTTTCAAAGCTACCGACTCCAAAAAACAGACTCACTTCCTGCACTGCTTGGCCAGTTTCTCAGTGGAGCCCTCAGCAAACTGCCTCATACTATAGTCATCTCCACCTGCTGAGCCCAGCTTACACAGGCCCTggggaaagagacacacagacacacacaaaacagtGAGTTCATGAACTTGGAGGGAAAGTTACACTTAGATCAATCTGAAGAGTCACTGTAATGTTATCAAACATGAAGAACTATCAATGAACCCCTCAAAATAGCAAATTTCTATTCTATAGTATGGAAATCTACAGCTCACTCACCACCAGCGCACGGATCTTGATCTTCTCGTTCTTGGTCTTCTTGTAGATGTCTTTGAGCAGCGACACGCCGTTGGTGATAATGAAGGAGGCGCGGCTCATCTTCGTCGAGGAGTGGATCAGCGCTTCCACGGCAACCATCTGGTCCACCTCACGCTCAGAGCCGCACAGCGCCACCATCATCTCCATGATGCCCTGGCGACCCACCAGCTGGTAGCCAACCTCAAATGGCCCCTGCAGCAGGCCTGACAGAGTGTTGATGGCGTGGATGTTCCTGTCCATGTCGTTGGGGTCAAACTTGCCTCTGtggagagagtcagggggagtAGTGTTAAGGGTAGatgagggaggtggggagaggtcaGGAATAAATGTTAGTCAGCTGATTTAGTACTCATCCCCATCATCAACTATAGTGCCGTTAGATACTTCCCTCGTTGTAACATTACTCATGATGTACGCGTGTATCACAGATACCTATCAATCTCTGTATGATGTTACTCTGATTAGATATGCTACTCGTATGTTACTGTTATGTTACTAATATGTAACTCACTTGATGTACTCGTCACAGACTTCCCTGTAGTGGTCTCTCTCGGGGTCGCAGCGCAGGTCGTCCCAGAGCTTGTCAAGCAACACGCTGGCGATGAGCTGAGTGTTCTCCGTCATGGGCAGCTGGTCTGGGAGGTCAGGTATCTGGCCACACACCTTCAGGATCTTCTTCAGAAAAAAGCCAGATGAATGACAATGTCCCTAAATTAAGTTGAACAACAGTGAGGAAGAAAATTTTACTTTGTGAAGAAACAGTCTTGAGAATGTTCATCTCGTCTTTGGTGTCATAAACAatcagtgtccctgtgtaagaatttccacgaCAAACATTTGTCAAAGGTCTACTTAGTGTCACAGATCATGATCAAAGCTAACCGACTCGCTCACCATGGTCAATGGTGAAGAGGCTCTTGGAGTGGTCATGGTCTTTCTTGTCCTTGCGAGGCACGTTCCTGCACAGCAGGTTCAGGGCCTGGTCTCTGCCGTGTCCTGAAACCTTCTTACTGGCAACCATCTCCAGCAGGGCCATCAGGATGCTCTTCAAGTTTTTGCTTGCATCTGCTGGGGAACAGAATAAGTGTCAGACCACTTTTATGAAGCGTTTATAAAACACAAACAAGTAACTATATaacaagtaaataaatataaaacagAACAATGTGTTTATATAGCTAATAGATGCTATTCGGAGGCAATTCGCATTGGGTAAAAAACCCTACATACATGTATATAAATGTAGGGCTTTTGACTGGAACAGGATAGGAATGCAGAAACGTAAGTGGATGTCTCACCCAAAACCAGGGCTTCCTCCTTCCCATAAATCCTCCGGTCTCCTCCGGTAAGGGAGTCGTTGATGCACTGGAACAGGTCGGAAGTTGCCAAGGCGATGTCCTCATTGTCGACAGCCATGATGCTGCACAGCTTGTCAATGCCCACCAGGTGGATAATGGCCATGGTCTGTTTAGAGACAAACATACAGGTCAACTGAGTGTACACAAGGGGGACTATGGCTAGACATTACAATAGAAACTTTGAAAAGGATCCATATCTGTCACAAAGGACCAGGAATTGGGAGGATTGGCTCCCCTTCTTACAGAATCCCTTATGCACTGCCCTGTCTTCACCTGCCCCTCATCCGTGCTTTGTGTCCAGTGCACATTCCCGCGAAGGTACGGATAGCGGCCAGGACCATCTCTACTTTTCCGGTCTCAAGCATATCCAGCAGCAGAGGCACTCCGTTGTTCTGGAAGATTCTCTCAGCGCCAGCATCTTCTCTGGCCAGAACCTCCAGGTTGTTAGCAGCCTACATGGGAAGTAAATACTATTCATACTGGCATAAAAGTTACACACATTGCATTTGATATCAGACTGTAAAAATATTAAAGACCACAGCATCATGCTTATCACAGTAAGTGGAATCAATGGAACTGATCTCTACTTCGGTATCATTCAAACCTTTTCCTTCTTGTCCATCTCCTCATCAAGCAGAATGTCAAACATGTTCTGGacccgacagacagagagagcgagagagagagagagcataagagcataagagagagagagcataagagGGAAACAGAGATGCAGATAAGTACCGTAATGTGTGTTTTTATGTCTTGTTCATAAGTCAAACAAATATTATAATCACATAGTTATCAGTAAGTAAACCAATGGCTTGTGTCTAAATGGTCCCAGTTGGTAGCACACCTTGGCTTGGATCTCCGCCCCCAGCCTCCTGAGTGTCTCCAGGATGGTCTTGTTTTTGGGCTCGATGATGGAACACCTCTGGACGTCTTTGAAGGCCATGTCCAGCTTGTCCAGCTTCTCCAGAGCCTGGCACCGCCGGAACAGGGCTTTGACGTCTGCTGCATCCATGTCAATGGCTGATGGAGAGCAGAGAATAATACAAGTGTCTGGGTTGAAGTGAAAATACCACTGTGGTATGAGCATAATCCATGATTTGTCAGTTTATGTTATGGTGAGCATGGCAAAATGTTTATTCCTAAACATTTACTAGACTGTACCGTACCTTTGGAGGCATCAGAGGCTGCATTGGTGTAGCTTTCCTGAGAAAGAAAAAGAGTTCAAAAACATCAGAGGATCAGGAAATCACAACCAGGGATTAATAATTATAAAACGACACAGTTTTTGCTTGTTGAAGGCCTGTGGTTGAAGTTAGGTGTTTACCTTTTTCAGGAAGCAGGCTGATCTGTTCCTGTAGATGACAGCGAGCACCTTTTTGTCTTTGCACAACTTGGTGGCTTTTGTGTAGCACTCAATGGCCTTGTCCACCTCACCGGCTTGGAAATGCTTGTTTCCCTCATCTTTTAACTGGATTGGATCTGCCATCTCTCCCATCTGGTGAGGAAATGAGAAGTTATAGTTCAACGGTTACAGGTTACAGTTTGACTTGAACATTAAAGCCAATGAATGACTGGTACTCAAAGAGTAAACAGCACATATTTCTGGAACATTACATTACTCTTCTAACACTATAAATTGAATAGAGAAACAATACATTTAAAACACATTGCAGACAATTCTGAATCTGGAACAACGCTGTAAAAAAATATACCCACCTGTTCCTGGTAGATTGTAACTTTTACAACCAGCTAAAACACCTTGACAAGGTTTCCATTCATTTTGATCTCGGAAAAATACATATAATCACAGTTCAAAATTCTAAATCAGCATCAAACAAATATAATATTGTAAGAAAAAATAATACTCTTCTTACCGTTCTCACTACAATGTCTCCTTACCTGAGTCCCCTTTAGCAAATGGCCCAGCACGTTCTCTAACTTTAAATGGCCACCCCTCATGCCTTACTTGGGCATCGTTTTGCACCACAGTGGGGGCCTTACCACTAATACAATCATTCTAATGGACAGCCACTCCACTGCTCCTGATAGACAATCACCATgtcccctgtcctctgtcccctgtccTAGATCCCCTGGCAGGCAAGCATGTCACTCAAGACTGTGTACACTCAATACATGTCTCTCAATAGCGCCATATAATTTATACCTTTCAGGATTGTgtgttcttctcttctccttttaTTTTCACTTGAGTGTCTAGTGTTGAGCTTCACTCCCTGATTGTTTTGCGTTCTATTTTTTTGGTATTAGTGCAACCCCACCTCTCCTTTATACTCATCTCATGAGGTGGGCCAAAACCAGGGTGGGACCATATAAAAAAATGGATgggtgtcacgaatattaccgaaggtggctccccttcttgttcgggtggcgctcggcggtcgtcgtcgccggtctactagctgccaccgatcctttgttctgtgttcgtttAGTCTTGTctaattggtatcacctgtttcttgtttggttgtttgggtggggttatataaatttgttcagcccgcttctgtttgtgcgggcttgttcgtcTGTAGGTGTTAGAGTGATTGATGTTTGTATTCGGGTTTCTCGCTGTcctttattttcttatttttgttaCCAGTTTTGTTTATGTTATTTTTTccctggacattaaagcgtgtttttcccgcatccttttgctctctgcgcctacCACACCTATTCACTCATTGAACGTTACAGAAGCCCGCACCAAaattatggagtcagcaggagcagcgaccacccctcttcccacgatggaggagagagtccttcatCACACGTCCATCCTCCATCGCCTCGGATCGGCGATGGAtcaaatgatggagaggatggatcgtTGGGAGAGGAATGGTCTCCCTACTACCCCACCTACCCTCCCACCAGCAACTCTACCATCTCCCCCAGCGGGATCTGGTTCCAGCGCTCTGCACATTACGCCTCCGATGGAGTACGATGGAGCAGCGACGGGGTGCCAGGGATTCCTGCTTCCACTGGACCTCTACCTGGCCACCGTTCGGCCGGCTCCCTCGGACGAAGAGAGCGTGAATGTCCTCATCACTTGCCTTACGGGTAGAGCCCTAGAGTGGGCCACGGAGGGTCGAGCGGCGGGTGAGAGGTTGTTCCATctcaggcaggggacgaggagcgcacaggacTTCGCGCTGGatttccggaccttggccgctggagcagggtggaacgacagggccctgatagaccgTTACCGGTGTAGCCTGAGAGAGGACATCCGCAGGGAGCTGGCTTGTCAGGACACTACACTT is a window of Oncorhynchus kisutch isolate 150728-3 linkage group LG3, Okis_V2, whole genome shotgun sequence DNA encoding:
- the LOC109873834 gene encoding protein unc-45 homolog B-like codes for the protein MGEMADPIQLKDEGNKHFQAGEVDKAIECYTKATKLCKDKKVLAVIYRNRSACFLKKESYTNAASDASKAIDMDAADVKALFRRCQALEKLDKLDMAFKDVQRCSIIEPKNKTILETLRRLGAEIQAKVCYQLGPFSRVQNMFDILLDEEMDKKEKAANNLEVLAREDAGAERIFQNNGVPLLLDMLETGKVEMVLAAIRTFAGMCTGHKARTMAIIHLVGIDKLCSIMAVDNEDIALATSDLFQCINDSLTGGDRRIYGKEEALVLDASKNLKSILMALLEMVASKKVSGHGRDQALNLLCRNVPRKDKKDHDHSKSLFTIDHGERKILKVCGQIPDLPDQLPMTENTQLIASVLLDKLWDDLRCDPERDHYREVCDEYIKGKFDPNDMDRNIHAINTLSGLLQGPFEVGYQLVGRQGIMEMMVALCGSEREVDQMVAVEALIHSSTKMSRASFIITNGVSLLKDIYKKTKNEKIKIRALVGLCKLGSAGGDDYSMRQFAEGSTEKLAKQCRKWLCNSAMDTKTRKWAIEGLAYLTQDADVKDDFVEVKPAMKAMFELATSKDKTILYAVACTLVNCTNSYEKKEIMPELVQLAKFSKQHVPEQHHKDKKDFIQKRVKRMLKGGVISALTVMVKADNLLLTDQTKEMLARVFLALADDAKDRGTICAHGGGKALIPLALEGSAIGKIRASHALAKIAAVSNPEIAFPGERIYEVVRPLVSLLHPERDGVQNYEALLSLTNLAGLNDKLRQAATECMCNLVTCKEVQDRYLEDGNDRLKLLVLMCAEDDEKLQRAAAGALAMLTAAQKKLCTKMTLVTLQWMEFLQRLILHDQPQIQHRGLVIVYNILNSDDNELAKKLIESKILEILTVIGKAMDNPKRQLVIDVARTCLVKAMDLGLIKPFTTPS